A genome region from Pygocentrus nattereri isolate fPygNat1 chromosome 6, fPygNat1.pri, whole genome shotgun sequence includes the following:
- the uchl3 gene encoding ubiquitin carboxyl-terminal hydrolase isozyme L3 — protein MEGQRWLPLEANPEVMNQFLRQLGLVPTWQFGDVYGLDPELLTLVPRPVCALLLLFPVTEKYESFRLEEEAKIKAQGQEVSSEVYFMKQTIGNACGTIGLIHAVANNQRHLEFEPDSPLKAFIVQSSKLSAEEKATFLEKDESIRVTHESSAQEGQTEAPGLDEKVDLHFIAFVNVEGHLYELDGRKPFPIAHGKTAEDSFLEDAAEVCKKFMARDPQELRFTVVALSKA, from the exons ATGGAGGGCCAGCGCTGGCTGCCACTGGAGGCTAATCCAGAA GTTATGAACCAA TTTTTACGACAGTTGGGCTTGGTTCCGACCTGGCAGTTTGGAGATGTTTATGGTTTAGACCCAGAGCTCCTCACGTTAGTGCCAAGGCCTGTGTGtgctcttcttctcctcttcccTGTGACAGAGAAG TATGAGTCATTTAGACTGGAGGAAGAAGCAAAGATTAAGGCCCAGGGGCAAGAAGTGTCATCAGAGGTGTACTTCATGAAACAAACCATTGGCAATGCATGTGGCACAATAGGGTTGATTCATGCGGTGGCAAATAATCAAAGGCATCTGGAGTTTG AGCCCGACTCACCATTGAAGGCATTTATAGTGCAATCCTCTAAGCTAAGCGCTGAGGAAAAAGCGACTTTCCTTGAAAAAGACGAG AGTATCCGTGTAACACATGAGTCAAGTGCTCAAGAGGGCCAAACAGAG GCTCCAGGTTTAGATGAAAAGGTGGACTTGCATTTTATTGCCTTTGTGAATGTTGAAGGACATTTATATGAGTTGG ATGGACGAAAACCTTTTCCAATTGCTCATGGGAAAACCGCAGAGGACAGTTTTCTTGAG GACGCTGCAGAGGTCTGCAAGAAGTTCATGGCACGTGATCCGCAGGAGCTACGCTTCACTGTAGTGGCTCTCTCCAAAGCATAA